A single genomic interval of Mauremys reevesii isolate NIE-2019 linkage group 24, ASM1616193v1, whole genome shotgun sequence harbors:
- the XRCC1 gene encoding DNA repair protein XRCC1, with the protein MPEIGIRHVVSASSADPTHCAENLLKADTYRKWKAAQAGEKQLSVILQFEKEERIHSIDVGNEGSAFVEVLAGSSASPSEQDYEVLLVTSSFMSPSESKAGTNLNRVRMFGPDKLVKAAAEKKWDRVKIVCTQPYTKTLAYGLCFVKFHSPPENNETQSKSTSPKVTKLGHFKVKDEDSSSASMRPGALFFSRATKPLLTPPRAPQTEEPSPSYAVATLQASTPGTPSPSAAEKPTARTSPSRAAASPKDPAPTKRKFEFSKENSSPVSARKPDAEAPPPTQPAPKKPKAPEPPPRRPPAPKKQPKEPSPEGAGEEFHRLLQGTVFVLSGFQNPFRSELRDKALEMGAKYRPDWTPDSTHLICAFANTPKYSQVKGRGGTIVRKEWVLDCHRARRRLPCKRYLMGGPPASGSEEEEESEEEPPARARKTLSPRQGVGLPSSNHQGKAPARAQPPRGESSGEETEPGTSWAHAGNSRAGGESSTDSGEPAGARDSGEGDSGDTDDELRRVEEEHRKKQQAGREVTPDPDDDPYGGSTDENTDVEEEPDQPIPELPDFFVGKRFFLYGDFPAQERRLLNRYITAFNGELQGYMSERVNYVVTAQEWDDTFEEALNDNANLSFVRPRWIYTCSERQRLVPHQPYVVVPRA; encoded by the exons ATGCCGGAGATCGGGATCCGCCATGTGGTGTCCGCGAGCAGCGCTGACCCG actCACTGCGCCGAGAACCTGCTCAAGGCCGACACCTACCGCAAGTGGAAGGCGGCGCAGGCGGGCGAGAAGCAGCTGTCGGTCATCCTGCAG TTCGAGAAGGAGGAGCGGATCCACAGCATCGACGTGGGCAACGAGGGCTCGGCCTTCGTGGAGGTGCTGGCCGGCAGCTCCGCCTCGCCCAGCGAGCAGGACTACGAG GTGCTGCTGGTCACCTCGTCCTTCATGTCGCCCTCGGAGAGCAAAGCCGGCACCAACCTCAACCGGGTCCGGATGTTTGGCCCGGACAAGCTGGTGAAAGCAGCAGCCGAGAAGAAATGGGACCGGGTGAAAATTGTCTGCACCCAGCCCTACACCAAG ACCCTGGCATATGGGCTGTGCTTTGTGAAGTTCCATTCGCCGCCCGAAAACAACGAAACCCAGTCAAAATCTACCTCCCCG AAGGTGACCAAGCTGGGCCACTTTAAGGTGAAGGACGAGGACAGCAGTTCTGCTTCAATGAGGCCCGGGGCCCTGTTCTTCAGCCGAGCTACCAAACCACTTCTCACACCGCCCAGAG CCCCGCAGACGGAGGAACCGTCCCCCAGCTACGCCGTGGCCACCCTCCAGGCCAGCACACCCGGCACCCCCTCCCCTTCCGCCGCAGAGAAACCCACCGCCAGGACCTCCCCCAGCCGCGCCGCAGCCTCCCCCAAG GATCCGGCTCCCACCAAGAGGAAGTTTGAGTTCAGCAAGGAGAACTCGTCCCCCGTCTCTGCTCGGAAACCTGATGccgaggcccccccccccacgcagccGGCCCCCAAGAAGCCCAAAG ccccagagccgcCCCCCCGCAGGCCGCCAGCCCCCAAGAAGCAGCCGAAGGAGCCGTcgccggagggggcgggggaggagtttCATCGCCTCCTGCAGGGGACGGTCTTCGTGCTGAGCGGCTTCCAGAACCCCTTCCGCTCCGAGCTGCGGGACAAGGCGCTGGAGATGGGGGCTAAGTACCGGCCCGACTGGACCCCCGACAGCACCCACCTCAT ctgcgcCTTCGCCAACACCCCCAAGTACAGCCAGGTGAAGGGCCGCGGGGGCACCATCGTGCGCAAGGAGTGGGTGCTGGACTGTCACCGGGCCCGGCGGCGCCTGCCCTGCAAACg GTACCTAATGGGCGGCCCGCCCGCCTCAGGCAGCGAGGAAGAAGAGGAGAGCGAGGAAGAGCCGCCCGCCCGGGCCCGCAAGACCCTCTCCCCCCGACAG GGAGTCGGGCTGCCCAGCTCCAACCACCAGGGCAAGGCGCCTGCCAGGGCCCAGCCGCCTCGGGGTGAGTCCTCGGGGGAGGAGACAGAGCCCGGCACCTCCTGGGCCCACGCCGGCAACTCGCGGGCCGGGGGGGAGAGCTCCACGGACAGCGGGGAGCCCGCAG GGGCCAGAGACAGTGGGGAGGGCGACTCCGGCGACACGGACGACGAACTGAGGAG ggtggaggaggagcaCCGCAAGAAGCAGCAAGCGGGTCGGGAGGTGACTCCGGACCCTGACGATGACCCGTACGGCGGCTCCACGGACGAGAACACGGATGTGGAAGAGGAGCCGGATCAGCCCATCCCGGAGCTGCCTG ATTTCTTTGTGGGCAAACGCTTTTTCCTGTATGGAGATTTCCCGGCCCAGGAACGACGCCTCCTGAATCGCTACATCACGGCGTTCAACGG ggagctgcagggctacATGAGCGAGCGGGTGAACTACGTGGTCACGGCCCAGGAGTGGGACGACACCTTCGAGGAG GCCCTGAACGACAACGCCAACCTCTCCTTCGTCCGCCCTCGCTGGATCTACACCTGCAGCGAGCGCCAGCGGCTCGTCCCGCACCAGCCGTACGTGGTGGTGCCGCGAGCGTAG